A stretch of DNA from Spirosoma endbachense:
TAAGATGCACCAGCACTTCCAGCAAGCTTAAGGCTGGGGATTCAGTGGTATATAGTAGCGATAGCCCCTTAGGGTTCCAACGGCCGCCATACAAGGCAGCTCCTTGTCCAGACAGTGGCTCATGACGATAAGCGGCCTGCAGTAAACGATAAACCAACATGTAATCAGGTGGGTAAGTCGAAGAGCGTGTTAATAGAAGATGCCGTGCTCAATCCGGCCTAACACATCGTTGACTTGGGTGAAACCGGCAATGGTCGTTAGCGTTTGCAACGGTGTACGACCATCTAACTCGCCTAGCGGATAGCGCAGCCACTCCCGCAAGGCCTGCTCATCGTCAGCATACACCCGCAGGCCATGCTGGATAACTTGTTGCAGTAACTCTGCCCGTTCGGCCGTGGGTCCGCTCAAAGCCGTTTGGTGCC
This window harbors:
- a CDS encoding antitoxin Xre/MbcA/ParS toxin-binding domain-containing protein, whose protein sequence is MKTNQHLAPPLTGLRAKRPVQIKPNGLDARLNQLAQQLGVTLKELAPLLQLSESTLHRLRHQTALSGPTAERAELLQQVIQHGLRVYADDEQALREWLRYPLGELDGRTPLQTLTTIAGFTQVNDVLGRIEHGIFY